The following are from one region of the Erwinia billingiae Eb661 genome:
- the purF gene encoding amidophosphoribosyltransferase has product MCGIVGIAGFMPVNQSIYDALTVLQHRGQDAAGIVTIDALNCFRLRKANGLVSDVFEARHMQRMQGNMGIGHVRYPTAGSSSASEAQPFYVNSPYGITLAHNGNLTNAHELRKQLFESGRRHVNTTSDSEILLNIFAQELDRFQHFPLEADNIFAAVAAVHQHVRGAYACVSMIIGHGMVAFRDPNGIRPLVIGKRGMKDGRHEYMVASESVALDTLGFEFLRDVAPGEAVYVTEKGQLFTRQCAENPKCNPCLFEYVYFARPDSFLDKISVYSARVRMGTKLGEKIAREWEDLDIDVVIPIPETSCDIALEMARILDKPYRQGFVKNRYVGRTFIMPGQHQRRSAVRRKLNANRAEFRGKNVLLVDDSIVRGTTCEQIIEMAREAGAKKVYLASAAPEIRFPNVYGIDMPSATELIAHGREVEEIRQLIGADGLIFQDLDDLIEAVKEENPDIAQFECSVFNGIYVTKDVDQQYLEYLQSLRNDDAKAMARVNEVENLEMHNEG; this is encoded by the coding sequence ATGTGCGGTATTGTCGGGATCGCCGGATTTATGCCGGTCAACCAGTCGATTTATGACGCGTTAACGGTGCTCCAGCACCGTGGGCAGGATGCCGCAGGCATCGTAACCATTGATGCATTGAATTGCTTCCGCCTGCGTAAAGCAAACGGCCTGGTTAGCGATGTATTTGAAGCCCGCCATATGCAGCGTATGCAAGGCAATATGGGCATCGGTCACGTCCGTTACCCAACTGCGGGAAGCTCCAGTGCTTCCGAAGCGCAGCCTTTCTACGTGAACTCGCCTTACGGCATTACGCTTGCGCACAACGGTAACCTGACCAACGCGCACGAACTGCGTAAGCAGCTGTTCGAAAGCGGTCGTCGTCACGTTAACACCACATCAGATTCTGAAATCCTGCTCAATATCTTTGCTCAGGAGCTGGATCGTTTTCAGCACTTCCCGCTGGAAGCAGACAACATTTTTGCCGCTGTGGCAGCGGTTCATCAGCACGTTCGTGGCGCGTATGCCTGCGTGTCGATGATCATCGGCCATGGCATGGTTGCGTTCCGCGATCCTAACGGCATCCGTCCGTTGGTGATTGGCAAGCGTGGCATGAAAGACGGTCGCCATGAGTATATGGTTGCCTCTGAAAGCGTGGCGCTGGATACGCTCGGCTTCGAATTCCTGCGTGATGTTGCGCCGGGCGAAGCGGTTTACGTCACCGAGAAAGGTCAGCTGTTCACGCGTCAGTGTGCAGAGAACCCGAAATGCAATCCGTGCCTGTTTGAGTACGTCTATTTTGCCCGCCCGGACTCGTTCCTGGACAAAATTTCCGTCTACAGCGCCCGCGTTCGCATGGGCACCAAGCTGGGTGAGAAAATCGCCCGTGAGTGGGAAGACCTGGACATTGACGTGGTCATCCCAATCCCGGAAACCTCCTGCGATATCGCGCTGGAGATGGCCCGCATTCTGGACAAGCCATACCGTCAGGGGTTTGTGAAAAACCGCTACGTCGGCCGTACTTTTATCATGCCGGGTCAGCACCAGCGCCGCAGCGCGGTTCGCCGCAAGCTGAACGCGAACCGTGCTGAGTTCCGTGGTAAAAACGTGCTGCTGGTCGATGACTCCATTGTTCGCGGCACCACCTGTGAGCAGATCATCGAGATGGCCCGTGAAGCGGGTGCGAAGAAAGTCTATCTGGCTTCCGCGGCACCGGAAATCCGTTTCCCGAACGTGTACGGCATTGATATGCCGAGCGCAACGGAGCTGATTGCCCATGGCCGTGAAGTGGAAGAGATCCGTCAGCTGATTGGAGCTGATGGCCTGATCTTCCAGGACCTGGACGATCTGATCGAAGCGGTCAAAGAAGAAAACCCGGATATCGCGCAGTTCGAGTGCTCGGTGTTCAACGGGATCTACGTGACCAAAGATGTCGATCAGCAATATCTGGAGTATCTCCAGTCGCTGCGTAACGATGATGCCAAAGCGATGGCGCGCGTTAACGAAGTGGAAAACCTGGAAATGCACAACGAAGGTTAA
- the cvpA gene encoding colicin V production protein translates to MVWIDYVIIAVISFSALVSLIRGFVREALSLVTWGCAFFVASHYYSFLAVWFTGFEDELVRNGIAIAVLFVATLLVGAIVNFVIGSLVEKTGLSGTDRVLGVCFGALRGVLIVSAILFFLDTFTGFSKSPDWQQSQLVPQFSYIIRWFFDYLKSTSSFLPR, encoded by the coding sequence ATGGTCTGGATAGATTACGTCATTATTGCGGTTATTAGTTTTTCGGCTCTTGTCAGCCTGATCCGTGGGTTCGTTCGGGAAGCATTATCACTCGTCACCTGGGGTTGCGCATTTTTTGTCGCCAGTCATTACTACTCCTTCCTCGCGGTCTGGTTCACCGGTTTTGAAGACGAACTGGTTCGAAATGGGATCGCCATTGCGGTGTTGTTCGTTGCCACGCTGTTAGTTGGGGCTATCGTCAACTTCGTTATTGGGTCGCTGGTTGAAAAAACCGGCCTGTCGGGTACCGACAGAGTGTTGGGAGTCTGTTTCGGGGCATTACGTGGCGTGCTGATAGTCTCAGCCATTCTGTTTTTCCTCGATACATTCACCGGATTTTCCAAAAGTCCGGACTGGCAACAGTCTCAGCTGGTTCCCCAGTTCAGTTACATCATCAGGTGGTTTTTTGACTACCTGAAAAGCACGTCGAGTTTTTTGCCCCGGTAA
- the dedD gene encoding cell division protein DedD, with protein MASKFQNRLVGTVIIVALGVIILPGLLDGKKKHYKEEFAAIPLVPKPGDQQENDLVPPVTQSLPSQPPEGAATAVEGKTPGNTSQAESGSTAPKSANKPSVISPPPMVESKPVQQPKPVEKPKPKPVEKTVEKPKAQPKAEPKPEPAPQAAEPESAPTGQAYVVQLGALKNASKVNQVVAQLRLSGYRAFTVPSTPVQGEITRIYVGPDASKAKMQASISELKGISGLGGVVKPYSAR; from the coding sequence GTGGCCAGTAAGTTTCAGAACCGTTTAGTCGGGACCGTCATAATAGTTGCACTGGGTGTCATCATTCTGCCAGGCCTGCTCGACGGCAAGAAGAAGCACTATAAAGAAGAGTTTGCCGCGATCCCGCTGGTGCCTAAACCGGGCGACCAGCAGGAGAACGATCTGGTTCCTCCGGTAACGCAGTCTTTACCTTCGCAGCCGCCAGAAGGTGCAGCCACGGCGGTGGAAGGCAAAACGCCGGGCAATACCTCGCAGGCTGAAAGTGGCTCAACCGCGCCAAAATCCGCCAATAAGCCCAGCGTGATTTCCCCGCCGCCGATGGTCGAGTCTAAGCCGGTACAGCAGCCGAAGCCGGTGGAAAAACCGAAGCCGAAGCCGGTTGAAAAAACGGTTGAGAAACCGAAAGCGCAGCCGAAGGCCGAACCGAAGCCAGAACCTGCACCTCAGGCCGCTGAGCCGGAGAGCGCACCAACCGGTCAGGCTTACGTCGTCCAGCTCGGCGCACTGAAGAATGCCAGCAAGGTGAACCAGGTTGTCGCCCAGCTGCGTCTTTCCGGTTATCGCGCCTTTACCGTGCCTTCCACGCCGGTTCAGGGCGAAATCACCCGTATTTATGTCGGGCCGGACGCGTCGAAAGCGAAAATGCAGGCATCAATCTCAGAGCTGAAAGGCATCTCAGGATTGGGCGGCGTGGTGAAACCATATAGCGCTCGCTAA
- the folC gene encoding bifunctional tetrahydrofolate synthase/dihydrofolate synthase codes for MDNLPQATSPLVTWLHYLENLHTQAIELGLTRVHRVATSLDLLTPAPVVFTVAGTNGKGTTCRTLETLLMAAGYRVGVFSSPHLLRYTERVRIQGEELPEADHTASFADIDAGRGDTSLTYFEFGTLSALWLFKRAKLDVVILEVGLGGRLDATNIVDADVAVVTSIALDHTDWLGPDRESIGREKAGVFRGGKPAVVGEPDMPYTIAEVADSLGAQLVKRGRDWSYTVEEGSWSFTDAQGTLSALPLPQVPMPNAATALAALRCSSLQVDDAIIYQWLDKAILPGRFQTVAESPRVILDVAHNPHAASYLAGRLSELPKSGKVHAVVGMLHDKDIAGTLACLQPEVDYWYCAPLDGPRGASAEQLKAHLPTAQTFTSVADAYRQALQQAEAQDIVLVCGSFHTVAQVMETRETENGSGQ; via the coding sequence ATGGATAATCTTCCTCAAGCCACGTCACCTTTGGTCACGTGGCTTCATTATCTTGAGAATCTCCATACTCAAGCTATCGAACTCGGGCTGACACGCGTCCATCGCGTGGCTACGTCGCTCGACCTGTTAACGCCTGCTCCCGTGGTTTTCACCGTCGCCGGGACCAACGGCAAAGGCACCACCTGTCGAACCCTTGAAACGCTGCTGATGGCCGCAGGCTATCGCGTCGGCGTGTTCAGCTCCCCGCATCTGCTGCGCTATACCGAACGGGTGCGCATTCAGGGCGAAGAGCTGCCCGAAGCCGATCACACCGCGTCGTTTGCGGATATTGACGCCGGACGGGGCGACACTTCACTGACCTACTTTGAATTCGGGACGCTCTCCGCTTTGTGGCTGTTTAAACGCGCTAAGCTGGATGTGGTGATCCTGGAAGTCGGGTTGGGCGGTCGTCTGGATGCCACCAATATCGTCGATGCCGACGTCGCGGTGGTGACCAGTATCGCGCTGGATCACACCGACTGGCTGGGTCCGGATCGTGAAAGCATCGGTCGCGAGAAAGCCGGCGTCTTCCGTGGCGGTAAGCCTGCGGTGGTCGGTGAACCTGATATGCCGTACACCATCGCCGAAGTAGCCGATAGCCTCGGCGCGCAGCTGGTGAAGCGCGGTCGTGACTGGTCTTACACCGTGGAAGAGGGCAGCTGGTCGTTTACCGATGCGCAGGGCACGCTAAGCGCACTGCCTCTGCCGCAGGTGCCGATGCCTAATGCTGCCACCGCGCTGGCTGCGCTGCGCTGTTCCTCGCTGCAGGTGGATGATGCAATCATCTACCAATGGCTGGACAAGGCGATTCTGCCCGGCCGTTTTCAGACGGTCGCCGAGTCACCGAGGGTGATCCTGGACGTGGCGCACAATCCGCATGCGGCCAGCTATCTGGCGGGTCGACTCAGTGAACTGCCAAAAAGCGGCAAGGTTCACGCGGTGGTCGGTATGCTGCATGACAAAGACATTGCCGGTACGCTGGCCTGTCTGCAACCTGAAGTGGATTACTGGTATTGCGCGCCGCTGGACGGCCCGCGCGGTGCCAGCGCTGAACAGCTGAAGGCCCATTTGCCGACAGCGCAGACCTTTACCAGCGTGGCCGATGCTTATCGCCAGGCGCTGCAACAGGCTGAAGCGCAGGATATTGTGCTGGTGTGCGGATCGTTCCACACCGTGGCACAGGTTATGGAAACGAGGGAAACGGAGAACGGCAGTGGCCAGTAA
- the accD gene encoding acetyl-CoA carboxylase, carboxyltransferase subunit beta, producing MSWIERILNKSTTTPSRKASIPEGVWTKCDSCGQVLYRAELERNLEVCPKCDHHMRMHGRDRLHSVLDEGSMTELGSELEPKDLLKFKDSKKYKDRLVAAQKETNEKDALIVMKGTLHGMPVVAAAFEFSFMGGSMGSVVGARFVRAVEQALEDNCPMICFSASGGARMQEALMSLMQMAKTSAALAKMQERGLPYISVLTDPTMGGVSASFAMLGDLNIAEPKALIGFAGPRVIEQTVREKLPPGFQRSEFLIEKGAIDMIVRRPVMRFKLASILAKMMNIPAPVEDTHKEAVQDEDASQGHEA from the coding sequence ATGAGCTGGATTGAACGAATTCTCAATAAAAGCACCACTACTCCATCGCGTAAAGCCAGTATTCCTGAAGGGGTCTGGACCAAATGCGACAGCTGCGGCCAGGTCCTGTACCGCGCCGAGCTGGAACGTAATCTGGAAGTTTGCCCGAAATGCGATCACCACATGCGTATGCATGGTCGCGACCGCCTGCACAGCGTGCTGGACGAAGGCTCAATGACAGAGCTGGGCAGCGAACTGGAGCCGAAAGATCTGCTCAAGTTCAAAGACTCCAAGAAATACAAAGATCGTCTGGTTGCGGCTCAGAAAGAGACCAACGAAAAAGACGCGCTGATCGTGATGAAAGGGACGTTGCACGGCATGCCGGTCGTGGCTGCTGCGTTTGAGTTCTCCTTTATGGGCGGCTCAATGGGTTCTGTTGTTGGCGCGCGTTTCGTTCGTGCGGTGGAACAGGCGCTGGAAGACAACTGCCCGATGATCTGCTTCTCCGCTTCCGGCGGTGCCCGTATGCAGGAAGCGCTGATGTCGCTGATGCAGATGGCAAAAACCAGCGCCGCGCTGGCGAAGATGCAGGAACGCGGTCTGCCGTATATTTCGGTACTGACTGACCCCACCATGGGTGGCGTGTCTGCCAGTTTCGCGATGCTGGGCGATCTGAACATTGCTGAACCTAAAGCGCTGATCGGCTTTGCCGGTCCACGCGTTATCGAACAGACCGTGCGTGAGAAACTGCCACCAGGCTTCCAGCGCAGTGAGTTCCTGATCGAGAAGGGCGCTATCGATATGATCGTTCGCCGTCCGGTGATGCGCTTCAAGCTGGCCAGCATTCTGGCGAAGATGATGAATATCCCTGCGCCAGTGGAAGATACGCATAAAGAAGCGGTCCAGGACGAAGACGCGTCGCAGGGCCATGAGGCCTGA
- a CDS encoding DedA family protein, with translation MELIRFVVDFILHIDVHLAELVAQYGMWVYAILFLILFCETGLVVTPFLPGDSLLFVAGALAALPTNDLNIHVMVALMAVAAIVGDAVNYTIGRLFGDKLFSNPNSKIFRRSHLDKTHQFYERHGGKTIILARFVPIVRTFAPFVAGMGKMSYRHFALYNISGGLLWVLLFSYAGYLFGDLPVVQENLKLLIVAIIVLSILPGVIEVWRHRRAAKQQKSQ, from the coding sequence ATGGAACTGATTCGTTTTGTAGTCGACTTTATCCTGCATATTGATGTCCATCTGGCGGAGCTGGTGGCGCAGTACGGCATGTGGGTGTATGCCATTTTGTTCCTGATCCTGTTCTGTGAAACCGGACTGGTGGTGACCCCATTCCTGCCTGGGGATTCGCTGCTGTTTGTCGCCGGTGCACTGGCGGCGTTACCGACCAACGATCTGAATATCCATGTGATGGTGGCGCTGATGGCCGTGGCGGCTATCGTCGGCGATGCGGTGAACTACACCATTGGCCGGTTGTTTGGCGATAAATTGTTCAGTAACCCGAACTCGAAAATCTTCCGTCGTAGCCACCTCGATAAAACCCATCAATTTTACGAGCGTCACGGCGGGAAAACGATTATTCTTGCGCGCTTCGTGCCGATCGTCCGGACATTTGCGCCGTTCGTCGCCGGTATGGGAAAAATGTCCTATCGCCACTTTGCCCTGTATAACATCTCGGGTGGGTTGCTCTGGGTGCTGCTATTCTCCTACGCGGGTTACCTGTTTGGTGATTTGCCGGTTGTGCAGGAGAATCTGAAGCTGCTGATCGTGGCAATAATCGTCCTGTCGATTCTGCCGGGTGTGATTGAAGTCTGGCGTCACCGTCGGGCCGCAAAGCAGCAAAAATCGCAGTAA
- the truA gene encoding tRNA pseudouridine(38-40) synthase TruA, which yields MSEAALPEQTHKLALGIEYDGSHYYGWQRQQEVRSVQEKLEKALSKVADHPVSVFCAGRTDAGVHGTGQVVHFETTSLRKDAAWTLGVNANLPDDIAVRWVKPVSDDFHARFSATARRYRYVIYNRRLRPAILHGGVTHFYHPLDVERMQRAGQSLLGENDFTSFRAVQCQSRTPWRRVFHLNVSRFGAYVIVDIKANAFVHHMVRNIVGSLMEVGCGNQQESWIAELLAAKDRTLAAATARAEGLYLVSVDYPDHFELPRPPMGPLFLED from the coding sequence ATGTCAGAAGCAGCCTTGCCGGAGCAAACGCATAAGCTGGCGCTCGGCATTGAATATGACGGGAGCCACTATTATGGCTGGCAGCGGCAGCAGGAAGTCCGCAGCGTGCAGGAAAAGCTGGAAAAGGCGCTGTCGAAAGTGGCAGACCATCCGGTCAGCGTTTTTTGCGCCGGCCGCACCGATGCGGGCGTGCACGGCACCGGTCAGGTGGTGCATTTTGAAACCACCTCGCTGCGTAAAGATGCCGCCTGGACGCTGGGGGTGAATGCAAATTTGCCCGATGATATCGCGGTGCGCTGGGTAAAACCGGTCAGCGACGATTTTCATGCCCGCTTCAGCGCCACTGCACGCCGTTACCGTTACGTCATCTATAACCGCCGTTTGCGTCCGGCCATTCTGCATGGCGGCGTGACGCACTTTTACCATCCTCTGGATGTGGAAAGGATGCAGCGAGCCGGGCAGAGCCTGTTGGGCGAAAATGATTTCACCTCATTCCGCGCCGTGCAGTGTCAGTCCCGCACGCCGTGGCGCAGAGTGTTCCACCTGAACGTCAGCCGCTTTGGCGCTTACGTGATCGTGGACATTAAAGCCAACGCCTTTGTCCACCATATGGTGCGCAATATTGTCGGAAGCCTGATGGAAGTAGGCTGTGGTAATCAGCAGGAAAGCTGGATAGCAGAGCTGTTGGCAGCGAAAGATCGCACGCTGGCGGCGGCGACTGCACGGGCTGAAGGACTGTACCTGGTGTCAGTCGATTATCCTGACCATTTTGAATTACCACGTCCGCCGATGGGACCGTTGTTCCTCGAGGATTAA
- a CDS encoding aspartate-semialdehyde dehydrogenase, with the protein MSDGWNIALLGATGAVGRALLELLAERQFPVGELHLLASERSAGETLRFDGKSVLVTDAKDFDWSQVQLAFFVAGREASATYAEEAANSGCLVIDSSDLFALEPDVPLVVPDVNPQVLGDYRNRNIISVADSVTSQLLCAIKPLVDQAGLSRIQVTSLIAASAHGKAAVDSLASESARLLNGLPVEAGFFDRQLAFNMLPLLPDAEGSVVQERRLVDQLRKVLQDEGLPVSVSTVQAPVFYGNAQIIHLENLRPMSAEEAREVLLQAEDIALSDETDYPTQVGDASGNDHLSIGCVRNDYGVPEMLQFWSVSDNVRFGGALMAVKTAEKLVQEYMY; encoded by the coding sequence ATGTCTGACGGCTGGAACATTGCGCTATTGGGCGCTACAGGCGCAGTAGGGCGAGCTTTACTGGAACTGCTGGCGGAACGCCAGTTCCCGGTTGGTGAACTGCATTTGCTGGCCAGCGAACGCAGCGCGGGCGAAACCCTGCGTTTTGATGGCAAATCCGTGCTGGTGACGGATGCGAAAGATTTTGACTGGTCGCAGGTGCAGCTGGCGTTTTTTGTCGCCGGACGCGAAGCTTCCGCAACCTATGCGGAAGAAGCGGCCAACTCGGGTTGCCTGGTGATTGACAGCAGCGACCTGTTCGCGCTGGAGCCGGATGTGCCGCTGGTGGTGCCCGATGTCAATCCGCAGGTACTCGGCGATTACCGCAATCGCAATATCATCAGCGTTGCGGACAGCGTGACCAGCCAACTGCTGTGCGCCATCAAACCGCTGGTCGATCAGGCGGGTTTAAGCCGCATTCAGGTCACCAGCCTGATTGCCGCCTCGGCACACGGCAAAGCCGCGGTCGATTCCCTGGCCAGTGAAAGTGCCCGACTGCTGAACGGCCTGCCGGTCGAAGCCGGTTTCTTCGATCGTCAGCTGGCCTTTAACATGTTGCCGTTACTGCCAGATGCGGAAGGTAGCGTGGTGCAGGAGCGTCGCCTGGTGGATCAGTTGCGCAAAGTGCTGCAGGACGAAGGATTGCCGGTCTCGGTTTCTACCGTACAGGCACCGGTGTTCTACGGTAACGCGCAGATTATCCATCTGGAAAACCTGCGTCCGATGTCAGCGGAAGAGGCGCGCGAAGTGCTGCTTCAGGCGGAAGATATCGCGCTGTCTGACGAAACGGATTACCCGACTCAGGTTGGCGATGCCTCCGGCAACGATCACCTGAGCATCGGCTGCGTGCGTAACGATTACGGCGTGCCGGAAATGCTGCAGTTCTGGTCTGTGTCTGACAACGTCCGTTTCGGCGGCGCGTTGATGGCGGTGAAAACGGCCGAGAAACTGGTTCAGGAGTATATGTACTGA
- the pdxB gene encoding 4-phosphoerythronate dehydrogenase PdxB, which yields MKILVDENMPYARELFSRTGTVVAVPGRPVPQAELDDADGLMVRSVTKVNAELLSGKPVKFVGTATAGTDHIDEAFLQEQGIAFSAAPGCNAIAVVEYVFSSLLLLAERDGFLLKDRTVGIVGVGNVGGRLQARLEALGIKTLLCDPPRADRGDDGEFLPLSTLVADADILTFHTPLYKQGDYKTLHLADEALLKALKPGSILINACRGPVVDNAALLKVLEQRDDLSVILDVWEPEPELSLPLLAKVDIATAHIAGYTLEGKARGTTQVFEAWTAFLGKPQQVALDTLLPAPEFGQITLHGELDQPTLKRLVHLVYDVRRDDAPLRAVAAIPGEFDRLRKNYLERREWSSLQVQCDVEPVAALLKKLGFNAVFQPAT from the coding sequence GTGAAAATCCTCGTTGATGAAAATATGCCTTACGCCCGCGAGCTGTTCAGCCGCACCGGAACCGTGGTTGCCGTGCCGGGCCGTCCTGTGCCGCAGGCCGAGCTGGACGATGCGGATGGTTTGATGGTGCGTTCCGTCACCAAAGTGAACGCGGAACTGCTGAGCGGCAAACCGGTGAAATTTGTCGGTACCGCCACCGCCGGTACGGATCATATTGATGAGGCGTTTCTGCAGGAGCAGGGTATTGCCTTCTCTGCGGCGCCTGGCTGCAATGCGATTGCCGTGGTGGAATACGTGTTCTCTTCTCTGCTGTTGTTGGCTGAGCGTGACGGCTTCCTGTTGAAGGACCGCACGGTCGGTATCGTCGGCGTGGGTAACGTGGGAGGCCGTTTGCAGGCTCGCCTTGAAGCGCTGGGGATCAAAACCCTGCTGTGCGATCCGCCGCGTGCCGATCGCGGTGATGACGGCGAGTTTCTGCCGCTCTCCACGCTGGTGGCCGACGCCGATATCCTGACTTTCCATACGCCGCTGTATAAGCAGGGTGACTATAAAACGCTGCACCTTGCTGACGAAGCGCTGCTGAAGGCGCTGAAGCCGGGCAGCATTCTGATCAACGCCTGTCGTGGCCCGGTTGTTGATAACGCCGCGCTGCTGAAGGTGCTGGAACAGCGTGACGATCTGAGCGTAATCCTTGACGTCTGGGAGCCGGAACCCGAGCTGTCTCTGCCGCTGCTGGCTAAAGTGGACATCGCCACCGCGCACATTGCTGGCTATACGCTGGAAGGCAAGGCGCGCGGCACCACGCAGGTATTTGAAGCCTGGACGGCGTTCCTCGGCAAGCCCCAACAGGTGGCGCTGGACACGCTGTTGCCGGCCCCTGAGTTTGGCCAGATCACCCTGCATGGCGAGCTGGATCAGCCAACGCTAAAAAGACTGGTGCATCTGGTGTATGATGTGCGCCGCGATGATGCGCCGCTGCGAGCCGTGGCCGCAATCCCAGGCGAATTTGATCGCCTGCGTAAGAATTATCTGGAACGTCGCGAATGGTCGTCACTGCAGGTGCAGTGCGACGTGGAGCCGGTCGCGGCGTTGCTGAAAAAACTCGGATTCAACGCCGTTTTTCAGCCGGCAACCTAA
- a CDS encoding AraC family transcriptional regulator, whose amino-acid sequence MIAQITYTAPVDASSLHYFFRYEHANANTEYLPHTHVWGQVIFVQSNVLQMQVAGQRLLTPTAIPIWIPPGVEHTSFNPKQAFFYTFNVAAEFCAGLPTSACLLNVNPIVKAIMEDFAQRAVSVPASEEDRRLCGVLLDQLKLAEEQESYLPTSDDKILSPVLLALEQDPADNTTLAQWATRVFTTERTLSRRCQAQLGMSFSEWRQRLRFLHAISLLEQGKTVQETALDLGYNSASALIVMFQQQSGTTPERYRHALRPCKRTTS is encoded by the coding sequence ATGATCGCGCAAATTACCTACACCGCCCCGGTGGATGCCAGCAGCCTGCACTACTTCTTTCGTTATGAGCATGCCAACGCCAATACCGAATATTTGCCGCATACGCACGTCTGGGGACAGGTTATTTTCGTCCAGAGCAACGTGCTACAAATGCAGGTGGCGGGACAGCGCCTGCTGACGCCCACCGCGATCCCGATCTGGATCCCGCCAGGGGTCGAACACACCAGCTTTAATCCGAAACAGGCCTTTTTCTACACCTTTAACGTGGCGGCGGAATTCTGCGCGGGCCTGCCCACCAGCGCCTGCCTGCTGAACGTCAATCCGATCGTTAAGGCGATCATGGAGGACTTCGCGCAGCGCGCCGTCTCGGTGCCTGCCAGTGAGGAAGATCGACGACTGTGCGGGGTGCTGTTGGATCAGCTGAAGCTGGCGGAAGAGCAGGAGAGTTATCTGCCGACCTCCGACGATAAAATCCTGTCGCCGGTATTGCTGGCGTTAGAACAGGATCCGGCGGATAACACCACGCTGGCGCAGTGGGCGACGCGCGTGTTCACCACCGAGCGCACGCTGTCGCGGCGCTGCCAGGCACAGCTGGGAATGTCGTTTAGCGAATGGCGGCAACGCCTGCGCTTTCTGCATGCCATCTCGCTGTTGGAACAGGGAAAAACCGTGCAGGAGACGGCACTGGATCTGGGGTACAACTCCGCCTCGGCATTGATTGTCATGTTTCAGCAGCAGTCTGGCACCACGCCGGAGCGCTATCGCCACGCATTACGGCCTTGTAAACGGACAACATCCTAA
- a CDS encoding DMT family transporter has protein sequence MNFLFPLLAVLIWSVNAIVSKVSAGAIDPAAISFYRWLLALLTLTPFVLPSVWRNRQQILKVWWKLLVLGLLGMVLYQSLAYYAAHSVTALFMGILNALIPLLTVLISIVLLRVAPTVGIVIGSLLSFGGLVWLVSQGHPQQLLSHGMGQGELMMFAASTSYALYGVLTKRWAIPLPNWQSLYVQIAFGVLMLLPNFLMAKDVSLNLHNIPLVLFAGLFASILAPFLWIHGVMRMGANTATIFMNLAPIFTAIIAVLFLHEQLHSYHYIGGGITLLGVILAQRLRTPLRVKKTAAVDPVLPRAE, from the coding sequence ATGAATTTTCTGTTTCCCCTGCTGGCCGTGCTGATCTGGTCAGTGAACGCCATCGTCAGCAAAGTGTCGGCTGGCGCGATCGATCCTGCGGCGATCTCCTTCTATCGCTGGCTGCTGGCGTTGCTGACCCTGACGCCCTTTGTGCTGCCTTCCGTCTGGCGTAACCGACAGCAGATCCTCAAGGTGTGGTGGAAACTGTTGGTTCTCGGCCTGCTGGGCATGGTGCTGTATCAGAGCCTGGCCTATTACGCCGCGCACAGCGTGACCGCGCTGTTTATGGGCATCCTCAATGCGCTGATCCCGCTGTTAACGGTGTTAATCAGCATTGTGCTGCTGCGGGTGGCACCGACGGTGGGCATCGTTATCGGCAGCCTGCTGTCGTTTGGCGGTCTGGTGTGGTTGGTCAGCCAGGGGCATCCGCAACAGCTGCTGTCGCACGGCATGGGCCAGGGCGAACTGATGATGTTCGCCGCCTCAACCTCCTATGCGCTGTATGGCGTGCTGACTAAACGCTGGGCGATCCCACTGCCCAACTGGCAGAGTCTGTATGTGCAGATTGCGTTTGGCGTGCTGATGCTGTTACCGAACTTCCTGATGGCGAAGGACGTTTCGCTTAACCTGCACAATATTCCGCTGGTGCTGTTTGCCGGTCTGTTCGCCTCAATCCTCGCCCCGTTCCTGTGGATCCACGGCGTGATGCGGATGGGTGCCAACACCGCGACCATCTTTATGAATCTGGCGCCGATTTTTACCGCCATTATCGCCGTGCTGTTCCTGCATGAGCAGCTGCACAGCTATCACTATATCGGCGGTGGCATCACCCTGCTGGGCGTGATCCTGGCACAGCGTCTTCGCACCCCGTTACGGGTGAAGAAAACCGCCGCGGTTGACCCCGTTTTACCCAGGGCTGAATGA